In Pongo abelii isolate AG06213 chromosome 5, NHGRI_mPonAbe1-v2.0_pri, whole genome shotgun sequence, the DNA window GGCTCCTAGGTGGAAGGGAGCGGGTCTCTGTAAGGCCCCATCCTCAGGCCAGGAAGAGCCTGAAGGCTAGGGGTCAGGCTGCCACaccagtggactggagtggggtctTGTGGTGCCTTTTTCTGCCCACCCATGGCCACGGATGGACCAATCCacatgcacttcctcccctctgaggtccataaaagcccCAGGATCAGCAATAGCATGGTAGAGGACAACTGAGAGATGAcgggatgaccagctgcagagagtagctatcctctctgctgagagctgggaaGTCAATGgggacctgcctgcagagaggagccaccTCTGCAAACACACCCAGAATGATGTTCGACCAAATATAGGCctatctcattttattgtgcttcactttattgcacctgaaggtttgtggcaaccttgcAATGAGCAAATCTATCagtaccatttttccaacagcatgtgctcccTTCATATCTCTGTGacgttttggtaattctcacaatatttcaaactttttcattattattgtatctgttattgtcaggcctctgagcccaagctaagccatagcatcccctgtgacctgcacatatatgcccagatggcctgaagtaactgaagaatcacaaaagaagtgaaaatggtctgttcctgccttaactgatgatattccaccacaaaagaagtgaaaatggccggtccttgccttaagtgatgacattaccttgtgaaattccttttcctggttcatcctggctcaaaagctcccccactgagcaccttgtgacccccactcctgcccgccagagaacaacccccctttgactgtaattttcctttacctaccgaaatcataaaacggccccacccctgtctcccttcgctgactcacttttcggactcagcccgcctgcacccaggtgattaaaaagctttattgctcacacaaggCCTGTTTGGTGGTCTATTCACGTGGACGCGAGTGAAAGTTATGATGAtgtgtgatcagtgatctttgatgttactattgtaattgttttagggAACCAAAAACTGCCCATATAAGTCagtgaacttaattgataaatgatGTATGTTTTGATTGCTCCACCTACTGGTTGTTCCACCATCTTTCCCTCTCTTCAGGCCTCTCTATTTTctaagacacaacaatattgaaatgagaccaattaataatcctacaatggcctttaagtattcaagtgaaaggaagagtcacatgtctcttatttaaatcaaaagctagaaatggttaagcttagtgaagaaggcCTATCAAACGCCAAGACAGGCCAGAAGCTAGGGCTTTTgcaccagttagccaagttgtgaatgtaaagaaaagttattgaaaaaaatttaaatgcactACTCCAGTAAACACATAAATAAGATAGCAAAACAGTCTTATTGCTGATACGGAGAAAATTTTttgtggtctggatagaagattttaaaaagctagggaaaaaaagaaaaataaatccatgtCAGTAGAAGccaggaaataataaagaaaatatttaataatagaaattaataaaatagaaaatataaaacaatagataaattaatttttgtattttttgtggacacagggtctcaccatgttgcccaggctggtcttgaatgcatgagctctagtgatctgcctgccttggcctcccaaagtgttgggattgcaggcatgagccacctcgccctgcCTGAGTTAAACTTCTAGTGGAAAACCCCTTTTATACAAGCCATATAAGCAATTTCAGACTGTCCAATGTTATTATTACCAACATAAATTAATGTAGGCTTTCTTTTATCCTAGAGGAGTTGTGGAAAAACATCCTCATGGCATGAATTATGAGTCAGAATATTAAAGGCGTAGACACAGGAGTTGGAAATTGAAAGTGtagatgaaaaaaaagaaaaagaattttacaaTATCAAAATTAGATTGTTTCACTGAATTCAAAAAGGTCTCCACAAAACTTTTGTAATGGATTCAAACCcttccttcaaaaaataaataaataaatatttcttaatatcaGTCTGTAGTTACTGTATCATCAGGAACAGGTTTTGAAAATTATTGTTTATGTTGAGAAAACAACTATCTGAATATAACTAATAACCATTATTACTAGATTGATTCTAGGAACatagataaatttaaatttatttttaaaagacaaacatttttaatatttgaaaatataggtCACCCTGAGCTTTCTAGTAATTGGAATGAATGACAATCGCTTTTGTTTGCTAACACATCCATTTGTCTACAATTTTCTTAACGTATTTAATTCTGAAATGATTCATTCAGTTTCGGTCTGATGAAGAGAGTAAAGTGAAAATATTACTCGTCAATTGAAATATTACTATAGGGTTTTTTTGTAACTGTTTTCTTTGTCATTGGATGCTCTTAGCATGTATTGATTAGATTTaatcaatctttaaaaaaaagaaaaacacacatctctcaaattttaatgtgcctTTTTCTatggaaagtattttattaaagTTTATCCTATTTGAACTATCCCACAATTTTCTCTAAATTATCCATTATTGTTGTATGTTGAAATTTTTGGATTATTTGTCTACTAACCACCATGTATAATATTGAATCCACCTATTATCTGTATCTAAAGCTTTTACAAAAACATTGATCAGATCACAAAGTCaatgttaaaatagaaaattctttcctcaaaatgaaaaaaacctcagagtatttttttaatcattcattaATTGTCTCTTATTGTTCATAAACAGCCTTATGAAAACATGTGATCCCTACTGAGACACCATATTGTGGTACTTAATGTGGTACTATACTTGTCACTGGAgatcaaaataaagtttattggTCTGCAACATTTACAATTCAgtttcttatatttatatatataatttatatatataatatacataatataaatcatatacacacacacatatatatatatacaggggAACTTagagctatttttaaatgtttgccaagtagaatatacaatatattaaatttttgacattaaaaggtttaaaaaattttctttcaatgCTAAGAAGGTAGATTTTATGTTGTGTCcttatcacaatttaaaaaatgccttttccaaggcattcaattaggaaaagaggaagtcaaattgtccctgtttgcagatgacatgattgtatatctagaaaaccccatcgtctcagcccaaaatctccttaagctgataggcaacttcagcaaagtctcaggatacaaaatcaatgtgcaaaaatcacaagcattcttatacaccaataacagacaaacagagagcaaaatcatgagtgaactcccattcacaattgcttcaaagagaataaaaacctaggaatccaacttacaagggatgtgaaggacctcttcaaggagaactacaaaccactgctcaatgaaataaaagaggatacaaacaaatggaagaacattccatgctcatgggtaggaagaatcaatgtcttgaaaatggccatactgcccaaggtaatttatagattcaatgccatccccatcaagctaccaatgactttcttcacagagttggaaaaaactactttaaagttcatatggaaccaaaaaagagcccacattgccaagtcaatcctaagccaaaagaacaaagctggaggcatcacactacctgacttcaaactatactacaaggctacagtaaccaaaacagcatggtactggtaccaaaacagatatagaccaatggaacagaacagaggcctcagaaataatgctgcatatctaccagtatccgatctttgacaaacctgacaaaaacaagcaatggggaaaggattccctatttaataaatggtgctgggaaaactggctagccatatgtagaaagctgaaactggatcccttccttacaccttatacaaaaattaattcaagatggattgaagacttacatgttagacctaaaaccataaaaatcctagaagaaaacctaggcaataccattcaggacataggcatgggcaaggacttcatgtctaaaacaccaaaagcaatggcaacaaaagccaaaattgaccaatgggatctaattaaactaaagagcttctgcacagcaaaagaaaccaccatcagagtaaacaggcaacctacagaatgggagaaaatttttgcaacctactcatctgacaaagggctaatatccagaatctacaatgaactccaacaaatttacaagaaaaagacaaacaaccccagcaaaaagtgggcaaaggatatgaacagacacttctcaaaagaagacatttatgcagccaaaacacacatgaaaaaatgctcatcatcactggccatcagagaaatgcaaatcaaaaccacaatgagataccatctcaccccagttagaatggcgatcattaaaaagtcaggaaacaacaggtgctggagatgatgtggagaaatagaacacttttacactgttggtgggactgtaaactagttcagccattgtggaagtcagtgtggcgattcctcagggatctagaactagaaataccatttgacccagccatcccattactgggtatatacccaaaggattgtaaatcatgctgctataaacacacatgcacacgtaagtttattgtggtactattcacaattgcaaagacttggaaccaacccaaatgtccaacaatgatagactggattaagaaaatgtggcacatatacaccatggaatactatgcagccataaaaagtgatgagttcatgtcctttgtagggacatggatgaagctggaaaccatcattctcagcaaactattgcaaggacaaaaaaccaaacatcgcatgttctgactcataggtgggaattgaacaatgagaacacatggacacaggaaaggggaacatcacacaccagggcctgttgtggggtgggatggggggaatagcattaggagacatacctaatgctaaatggcgagttaatgggtgcagcacaccaacatggcacatgtatacatatgtaacaaacctgcacgttgtgcacatgtaccctaaaatttaaagtataataaaataatgccttTTCCATAATCACACATATTTAAGAATGGAATTCATTCACTTTTGAGTAAAAATTATTCATCTGGGGGATTGTTAAAATGAGGGCTGGATTATCAGTTTCAGAGTAATTTTAGAAAAGACACCATGTTTGAAGAAAGTTTCGCTCTCTAAGTAATGATTTTATTCTGAGATTCTTTGATTCTACTATTGTGTATGGGTTTATGTAAATAAACAATTActaagtattccttttttttttctacataagGCCAATGCAATCATGTGTGATTTTATTGGTGACCAGTTAAAATGAAATTgttaattaatgaaaaaaatccttCTTAGTAGAAAAACCTGTGAACTTATGTTACAGAAAACGAGTTATGtatgatattcatttttttaacctgAAATGCATCGACTACAAGAATTAGCTAAACCAAGATAATAATTAACTACTTTCCACTGAGGCAATTCCTTGAGGGAGAGGTCCATGAAATCCCCTGCTTTGAACtcatagtttttatctgaaacaCCAACTTTCTTGCACAGGATTTTGGTCCCCAGTGCCTGGACAGCACTGGCTTTATTTCAAATACCCCTTAGTTAATAGGAAATTTAAATGTCCCTGGGCAGTTACATCCTGTTTGGTCCTATATAAAAGCGTTTCAGTCCTTTCCTTACATGGAAATTTCACGGACTGAAACACCAGCTTGATGAACAAAGATGCTCAGTCTCAGGATCAATTGAGATTTGTTTCTACTGAGAGATCCACTCTGGTGAGTAAAACTTCTCCAAATTTTATGGAATTTATCCAGCATTTATGTAGCACCTGCTTAGTGCCAGTGACTATGCGAGTCTTCAAAGTTATAActctaaataagaaaaataatttctcactCCTTAACTAAGAACAGTTTAAATAAGCTGGGAAATCTATGCAAATAAGttagtataaattataaaaaagtatataaagtataaaaaagttAGTATAAATTATAAGGAATCTTAAATGAATGCAATCTGGGGTCCAAAGAGTGATCAATTTTTCTTGGGTCGACAGTTAAACTCAGgtgaattttaaatggaaagagaCAATGTAGCTGTGTTAAAAGAGAGTGAAGTATTTGCCAAACAAATGAAgggggatttcttttcttttttctttcttttttttttgagacgagtctcgctctgtcacccaggctggagtgcaatggcgtgaccttggctcgctgtaacctccgcctcctgggttcaaacaattctcctgcctcagcctccctagtagctgggattacaggtgcccaccaccgtgcccggctaatttttgtatttttagtagagatggggtttcgccatgttggccaggctggttttggactcctgacctcaggtgatctgcccacctcagcctcccaaagtgctgggattacaggtgtgagcaaccgtgcTCAGCCGTGAGGGGCAATTCTAACGGGAGGACTTCCAGACAGGAGGAATAGTGtgatttaagaaaacaaacacagcATGGTGATACAACCTGATTGATTTATTAAGAGTAATTAAGTCAGTAGGCATTATTAGACATGGAGATTGGCATGGGGTTAGAGAAGTCACAATGATAGATAATACTGGAATGGCAGTCAGGAAGCATTGTAAAGATATTGTTTGCCATCCAAGCTTTTTGGACATCATTGCATAATCAAGTCAATAAAGAGTTAAAAGCTAAATTAATGTTGCAAGATGTGATCTGCATCACCATTTGTCCTGGCAACAGCATTGAAGTTGGATtagaaatacataaaactgaagaataaaatattgCCAGAGATAATGAAGGTTTGAACTAATCTGTACATGTGACAGCAAGATGTAATAACTACAACAGATAGTAAGCAAATAAAATTTTGGTGTTTGATTGGATATACAGATTAAAGCAAAGTTGTGCCATTCTTTGAAATAGGTCACAGTGACAGGGAGATGTCTGGGAGAAGAGATGAGTCCTTATGGGAAAGACCCATTCAGGGGCAGTGATGTGCCAGCCGTGAGGCAGGATATGAGGACCTGCAACCCAGGGGACCTGCAACCCAGAAGACCTATGGTAGTGCTCGAAACAGCAGACTATTATTTTCTATTGTGTAGGAAAATAGTTAATCTGTCTTCTTTAAAAGGCACAAGAATATTTTTGAGTAAACAAAAGTACAGAAAGAAAGTGTCAGGACAAATTTTTGGAAACCATCaaatttcaataaatgttaaaagaagaCCCAGATAAAGAGACTAAGAAAAAATACTCAGAGAGGAAATAGAAAACCAGAACTAAGTGGCATAGAGCCAATGGAAGTGAGCTGTTTTAGAAGAAAGAACTGTATAATAGTGTCATATATTTgagaaagaaagtttaaaataaaaacaaaataggaagAGTGCATTGAGTTTACCATTGTGATAGTTATTTGTGGATTTGCTGGAGCTGTTTGTGAGGACTCATGAAGCAAGCATGATAAACATGGTTCAAAAATTGAACCAAATGTGCCAGGGCACAGAATGATACCCTATTCTGCTCATAAAGCATGGCTGTAAAGAGAAGGGACTTTATAAGTAAGTCCTAAGTGTGGAGTGAaggcttttccttttctttaaaatgggtAAGTCTTAAGattatctctatctatctatctatctatctatctatctatctatctatctgtctatctatctatatctatctatctatgatttatctatcatctgtctgtctctaatctatcatctatcaacaGAGCATAGTGAAACAATCTGGTTCATTAAGAGTAATCTCAGTAAATCAACATTATTAGAATTTTTAGACATGGAGTTTGTGttgattttatacacacacatatacagacacacacacacacacacacataaaatgtgCACTattatgaaagagagagagagagagcaattgCACACTGTGGCAAAGATGCCCATTGCGATAGAGCAAGGTTGAGTATAGGGTTGCTCACTGACTTGGAAAGGAAAAACGAGCTTTTTCTCTGCCTTTGAAACCCTGGAGTGGGTGGAATTAAATCATATTGGAGATCATTTCATTTGTATGCAAGTAGGAAACTGAGGGGCTTAACATATAATTACCTATGTTTTCTCATTGAAGTTATTGGCAATGCTATCTCccaggaaagagaggaaaatagTGAAGAAGAGACTTAGGATGCTAACTCTTTAGAGCAGCTACTGGAATGAATTagagtttacctacataacatatttgcacatgtaccactgaacCTAAAAGAGAACTACTTTCAAAAAATtgagggtttcaacatatgacaGGTAAAAAACGGAAAAGTTTAGAAATGTTTTGTAGGATAAAATTTGCATATAAGTGGTCAGTGAAGACACAAAAAAGTGCTTGGGGAAAACAAATAACATTGAAAGAATCATTATACTCTCCACCAAAAAATGgttacttttattataaaataaagtatttaatgCAGGTATGACTTGGAAGGATTGAATGCAGGTTTTACATGTTCTCGCAGAATCATCCTTAATCCTAAGTGTATCTCCACACATATATGATTCCCTTCCTTCTTATTTGATAAGTGATGAATTAATCAATACAATTTGGAACTAGTgaaattaaaatgatgaaattttccatttattaatcagatataaaaattattctctatgtcttcaaagaaaataaaaataaaaataggttgaTGGGAGTTGTTGAGAGGAGAGTATGGTGTATGCATTCAAGTTTTTTCTTATGATtattctcctccttccctctatGGAGAAACCTTAATGGGGAGGCTAAATGATAGAAGTTTTTCTTAGATTACACTAACAATGTGTATTAGAAGTGGTAAGTAACACgatgcttttgatttttcaagCCAGAgacaataagttttaaaatataagtgaatTGCTTTAAtctattcacattttattttaaattccaaaacTACCATCCAATATTTGGAGCAAGTTAAGCCAGGCATTAAGATTGGCAGCAATGGGGATTAAGCCATACCTAATGGAGGACCAGGAAAACTGCAGGAGCAAGAAAGCTAGAGAAACTTTGAAGAAAGTAACCCCTGTTTTCCTCTGATTCCTACTGCCATGAAGCAGGGGATGTGACCATCAGTGATGGATTAAGGGCCCTTCTAGCCCTGAGACTGTgccttgtggaaaaaaaaatttcctaaaaaTTAGTTTCAGTCAGTTCTCAAAATAAGTTACAGCAAAATCAAAAAGATCTTGGTTTAAGTGATTTTTAACCTTTTCCTACAGCTTAGGGattaataaatgaaacaaactACAATATCAGATGCAGTAACTTCAAAATCAGATGCAGTAACTCATGTAACTTAGCCATTAAGTTTTTATCTATATAGAACTGAAACCAATTATGTAGATATCCAGTTAAATAAGTATTTACTTAGTACCTATATGTTAGATACCATTGGTCAAGGGTGAAGAAATGGATAGAAATGATGAAGGAATAGTCTTTGTGCAGAAGAAACTCAGTGAAAATGATACTGATTGACCTCTCAACAAATGcacagatttaaaaagaaaaaaaagaggcaaaaattaGTTAGCAGAGTGATTCTGATACACAAAATAAttctatgatgatgatgattctaCAATAATagcacatttaaaatgaaatagaaaaagttacatcatttaatcctcctaacaaTTGTTACATCTGGTACAgatgttttttttggtttggttggtTATTTTAAGAAATGGGCTCCCACTATCTACTATATTTCAAGtcctagagagaaaaaaatatatatatattttcattcagGAAGTCACAATGAGACATAGCACTAGAAAGATATATACTCTACTACCTAGCACTCTGCCTATCACATAGATTTTAGAAaatctctttatttcttcaaatggaTTTGATTGAAAATGTCCAACCCCAAGTTGTCATAAGAATTTTGAGAATTAAACGTTCTTTGACGGTGAACCTTTGTCACTTAGCTGCAAGATCTCCAAAGCTCAGGATTCAATGCCTGATATCAGTGGCATCTGCATTTTACAATTTTGAggcatttcatttttcaaaatttctatgaAAAGTTTATTACAATCAaatgtaatctttttaaaatattaagagcttttcagaggaaaaaatatgACTGTTTTTTGAGCTAACGTCTCTCCTAGATTAGCTTCTGAGCTGTTTCTAGATCTGCCTCTGAGCTGTTTCTAGATCCATTTGCAAGGTGGTATCAATAACTTCATGTTAGCTGGTTAGCAAAAGAAGCTACATAGTGCATCATTGTAATACTAAGGCATCATATGGAAGATGTAATGAGATTGGTATGCTAGAATCATTTTCATTGACTTTATTGAAGGTAAAGACTTTTATCATTTCCATCAATTTCTCCCTCTTTGACAATGCAAACTCTGCTCCAGAAAATGTTTATGACTTGTTAATCACATTTAGGGATTCTATTTCTGAATAATTGCTAAAACGTTTTTGAATTGAATATTAACTAATCACAATGAAGATAAATTCATCTCATTTCAGTACCTCCATGCTGAGGAATTGAGTTACTTGACACACAAATATATTAGATGTCATGCAATTTCTTCCTACTGTTCTTTGGTTTCCTAAACAGAGTCACACTTGGTATCTTCAGAGAGACTATGGTCAATTTGACTTCAATGAGTGGATTCCTTCTTATGGGGTTTTCTGATGAGCGTAAGCTTCAGATTTTACATGCATTGCTGTTTCTGGTGACATACCTGCTGGCCTTGACAGGCAACCtcctcattatcaccatcattaccTTGGACCGTCGTCTCCATTCCCCcatgtattactttttaaagcaCCTCTCTCTTCTGGACCTCTGCTTCATCTCTGTCACAGTCCCCCAGTCCATTGCAAATTCACTTATGGGCAACAGTTACATTTCTCTTGTTCAGTGCATTCTTCAGGTTTTCTTCTTCATAGCTCTGGCCTCATCAGAAGTCGCCATTCTCACAGTGATGTCTTATGACAGGTATGCAGCAATCTGTCAACCACTTCACTATGAGACTATTATGGATCCCCGTGCCTGTAGGCATGCAGTGATAGCTGTGTGGATTGCTGGGGGCCTCTCTGGGCTCATGCATGCTGCCATTAACTTCTCCATACCTCTCTGTGGGAAGAGAGTCATTCACCAATTCTTCTGTGATGTTCCTCAGATGCTGAAACTAGCCTGTTCTTATGAATTCATTAATGAGATTGCACTGGCTGCATTCACAACGTCTACAGCATTTATCTGTTTGATCTCCATTGTGCTCTCCTACATTCGCATCTTCTCTACAGTGCTGAGAATCCCATCAGCTAAGGGCCGGACCAAGGTCTTCTCCACCTGTCTACCACACCTATTTGTAGTCACCTTCTTTCTTTCAGCTGCAGGCTTTGAGTTTCTCAGACTGCCTTCTGATTCCTCATCGACTATGGACCTTGTATTCTCCGTATTCTATACTGTGATACCTCCAACACTCAATCCAGTCATCTATAGCTTACGGAATGATGCCATGAAGGCAGCACTGAGGAAGATGCTGTCAAAGGAAGAGCTTCCTCAGAGAAAGATGTGCTTAAAAGCCATGTTTAAACTCTAAAGAACCATACAAATGAAAGGCATTGTTATTATGTTTCAGATTGGAAGAGAGGTGAATCTTATTTCTTCCCAGACTGCTCTTCCAAGCTGTCTATTGTATATATTCCTCTCAaatataattctttaaaatttaagatattgTGCTTCTAATAATATtagctttccttcctccctccaatTCAAGTGTTATTTTAAGTCATCTTTGGGAAATTTTtctgaaatgaaggagaaagacaATTAGTTTGGAGTCTGGCCTATATAATTTAAAACTTGTTATTAACAAAGAAGGTTGGATATAGGT includes these proteins:
- the LOC100447554 gene encoding olfactory receptor 14J1, which gives rise to MVNLTSMSGFLLMGFSDERKLQILHALLFLVTYLLALTGNLLIITIITLDRRLHSPMYYFLKHLSLLDLCFISVTVPQSIANSLMGNSYISLVQCILQVFFFIALASSEVAILTVMSYDRYAAICQPLHYETIMDPRACRHAVIAVWIAGGLSGLMHAAINFSIPLCGKRVIHQFFCDVPQMLKLACSYEFINEIALAAFTTSTAFICLISIVLSYIRIFSTVLRIPSAKGRTKVFSTCLPHLFVVTFFLSAAGFEFLRLPSDSSSTMDLVFSVFYTVIPPTLNPVIYSLRNDAMKAALRKMLSKEELPQRKMCLKAMFKL